The Diceros bicornis minor isolate mBicDic1 chromosome 26, mDicBic1.mat.cur, whole genome shotgun sequence sequence GAAAGTTATGGGACCCTACAAAGAATGAATAAGGGACCTGTAAACCTGGACTGGGGAAAGTGTCTAGTCAAGCTCTAACCCTGAAGGGATTTATTCTTCAGGTACGAGGAACAGCAAATTCAGGAAAAAGTGGCGACCTTTCGACTCATGTTGCTGGAGAAGGATGTGAACCCTGGGGGCAAGGAGGAGACCCCAGGGCAGAGGCCAGCGTGAGTGTTTTGCTCTCCCTTCATTTTCTCTGGACTCTGTACTGCTGCTTCTGCTGTCCTGTCTTGTTACCTTGGACTTCCTCCCTCTTCTCATCTTCCTATTCCCATGCCTGTTTGGTTCCTGACTACAACTGTGTGAATGTGACTCTGCCCTTTGCTCTCTATCCCCTTCAGACCTTTGCCCTTTTTTCCTCTAGGGTAACTGAGACTCACCAGTTGGCAGAATTGAATGAGAAGAAGAATGAGCGACTCCGTGCTGCCTTTGGCATCAGTGACTCCTATGTGGATGGCAGCTCTTTTGATCCTCAGCGTCGTGCTCGAGAAGCTAAACAACCAGCTCCCGAGCCTCCCAAACCTTACAGGTACACAAGACCAAGAAACCAGTGGAAGCTTTTCTTCCTAATTCTAAGCGCTCCACTCTTTTTTTGGTGGACGATTTCTTTCCAAATTCTTTAGATTTTGTTCTTCTGACATTGAAATGTGTAAAGAAATTTGTCTTAGCACCTGTCTCTACTTCTTTGCATCTTTCCCCAGCCTTGTCCGGGAGTCCAGCAGTTCTCGCTCACCAACCCcaaagcaaaagaagaagaaaaagaagaaagacagagGACGGTAAGTTAGTTGGAAATTTAGTCTGGTAGCTAGAGGACCAATCCTGTCATGCTCTCAGGAAATAAAGAATCCTTGCTTCCAGGAAGCAGGAGAGAgttgtcagggaagagggagttACCATTCTGGTCTCAGCCAGGAGAAGAAATATGTGTGCTTCTTTGGTAGGGAAGGGTTGATTCTGTAGCTCTGCCAATTAAGAACTGGCTGGCagcattttggatttctgggatttttaattttgaggtttGTAGATCTAAGGAGGAGGTACCTGTGCTTCTTGGAGagtaaataagtcctggggttAGGTCTGGGGCATCAGTGTTGTTGGAATTGTTCGTTGCTTTAGAAGCCTCTTTTGAGGTGGATTGTATTGTAAGTGGGAGGGCCAGGGAAGTAGCCAAGCAGAATGACGTTTCTGAACCCATCTTTAGCAGGTCAGAGAGTAGCTCTCCTCGACgagagaggaagaagagttcTAAGAAGAAGAAGCATAGGTATGAGGTGGGAGTATTTGGAGCGATTGGGGAGGCTTGATGAGTCCAGGCATAAGTATTGGTTTATGTTGTATCTTTTTTTCCCAATAGGTCAGAGTCAGAATCCAAGAAACGGAAGCACAGGTAAGAGCTCTTTGGGGCATAGGCAACATAATGGAATGTGGAGTGGTGAACCATTGCTTGATGGCCTTGCTTGCTCTCTGAATGGGGAGggcattctttttcttggagTAAAGCTCAACTTGATCTTCTGTTGTCAATTCTCAATTTCTTTGTTTTCacatttggttttatttcttttttaaaaaatcattattgtttttaataatcTTGCCTTATTTCCCAGGTCTCCCACTCCAAAGAGCAAGCGTAAATCTAAGGACAAGAAGCGGAAGCGGTGAGTGAATTTGTGTGAATTGGAGGGGAATTTGCTGAGCAAGTAGATGAATGCCACTTAGGGGATAGGTTAGAATTAGTAATGTCTGTTAAAGGGGCATTGAAGGGTAAAGGGTTGAAGGATGGATGAGGGGAATCCAGTACAGGTGTGACAGCATTCTGAGCTGTCGTGGTGGTCTTCCTTTAGGTCTCGAAGTACAACGCCAGCCCCTAAGAGTCGCCGGGCCCACCGTTCAACTTCTGCTGACTCTGCCTCATCTTCTGATACTTCGCGCAGTCGGTAAGGGGTGgtccaggaggaagggagggagagggacttGTGGGTTAatcaatttaatatttattgagcgcccaCGGTGTGCTAGGCGCTGCACAGACCATTCGGAAGACACGGTCCCTGCCCTCTAGGAGCTGACAGGCTAAAGCAACAGGATGGACAGACATATACATttccccttctctttttttttttgttttttttttttgtttattttgttattttttgttttgttctgatgtATATGGACTGCCAGAAtagggggggtggtggtggtttgTTCGTGGTGTCTGGGGGAGAAAGGAATCCTTACCCTGGCTTCCTTAATcggggaaggcttcctgaaggaggtggGCTCAGAGGTGAGTTGTGAATGAAGTGGGTAGGGAGTGGGCTGGGTGGAGGGTTTGgggaggtttgggggaggtgaatAAAGGGGttaagggagaacatttttgggGATTGTTGTTGAGAAGAGAAGGACCAGAGTGAACCAGGCTTGATTTTCAATATGAGTGATTTGAGTCTTGTGAATAAGAGAAGGCTTTTTGGAAGAGGGTTGTAGTCAGGAAAGGTGGAtgggagctggggagggggtTTTCTGTTCTCCCGTGAGCtgatttccttcttcttcccccctcctcaattccctccctcaggtctcgaAGTGCTGCAGCTAAAACCCATACAACTATGTTGACTGGGCAGAGTCCTTCTCCTGCTTCAGGGCGCCAAGGGGAGGGAGATGTACCTTCCAGAGAACCAGGTACCACCAACACAGGGCAGCCTAGCAGCCCAGAGCTCTCTACAAAGCAGCCTAGCAGTCCTTatgaagacaaaaacaaagacaagaaGGAGGTATGTTCCTGAATTAATTGATGTTCATTGGGTTGTGGGGCTATGGGTTTAGGTTAAGTGAAGTGAAGGAGAAAAGTAAGAGCTTATTAAGAGAAATGAATTCCGTTCTTTATTCCACATTCCTTTTTCAGGTGTATATCAAAGTTCTGTTCTGTATCTGCAAATCGTTTAGAATTGTGGCTTTCAAACTTCACTGAATATTGGGTTTTACATCATTATCCTGTTGATACATGTACATAGAActtgaacaaaagtttcttcAAACTGTTCTTAGCCTTACCTACTTATTGATGCCTCtagtttctttcattaaatgcTGGTTGCGGCTCACTAAAATTTTCCAACCCACTGGGTTGCTGCCTGCACTCTGGAAACACTACTCTGGAATGATCTTTTCCATACCTGTTCTTTCATACTCACTATTCTAAATCAAGCCCTAATAATGTTTTCTTGCTtcatttattacagtatattttaATTGCTCTTGCTAAATTCTTAGCTCTCCTATCCATTTTCCACGTCATGCAGAGCTAACTTTTCCAAACTACAAGTTGGATTACCTCAGAAacttaatttatttccttttgctcTTGACTTATTTAAGGCTTTTATAACTTGgtctccttttctgtcttttcctGCACTCCATCttagtttttcttatttatataaattgtgtTCTCAAACCTTTGTCTTTGTTATTGTATtttaatatagttatttttcatgggTGAAGTCAGTTGCTACCCACTTTGGGAAATTGCTTtagcttttcatttaaaaatacttttatgttCTCACAGCATTTTGTAGTGGTTATTTGTTGTAGAATATAGTCCATTAGTTGTTTgtgttctgttttatttcttggtTATAAGACTGTTGAGGTCACAGACTGTTCATATCTTCATGGTTTCTCCACTATTTTTTATATTACATGATCttttgttgttgaatgaatgtgaaTGCCTGTGTTAAGGAAAAGGACCAGTTGGTATAATGGGGTGTGTAGAGGAAAAGTTCATTGGAAAGGGTGTTGGGATCTTATGGGTGATAGGAAGTTTTGATGCTTACATATCCCTATCCCTACTCTCTTTTCCACTCTTAGAAACCTGCAGTTCAACCTAGCCCCTCTCCAGAAAGGAGCAGCACAGGCCCAGAACCACTTGCTCCCACTTTGCCCCTTGCTGAGCAGCATGGCGGCTCCCCACAACCCCTTGCAATAACCCCCTTAAGTCAGGAGCCAGTGAACCCCCCATCTGAGGCTTCCCCAACCCGGGGCCGTTCACCCCCTAAGTCTCCTGAGAAACCTCCCCCATCTTCTTCGGAGAGCTGCCCACCATCCCCTCAACCTACCAAAGTTTCTCGGCATGCCAGCTCTTCCCCTGAAAGTCCTAAACTGGCACCAGCTCCTGGGTCCCGTCGAGAGATTTCTTCTTCTCCCGCATCCAAGAGTCACTCACATGGCCGAGCAAAGCGGGATAAGTCACGTTCTCGTACTCCTTCTCGTGGGGTGGGGAGGTCCTGTAGCCCTACTACCACTAAGAGGGGGGGTTCTCGGTCTCGAACCCCAACCAAGAGAGGGCATTCTCGATCCCGATCCCCTCAGTGGCGTAGGTCCCGGTCTGCACAGAGGTGGGGACGATCTAGAAGTCCCCAGCGACGTGGCCGTTCTAGGTCTCCTCAGCGACCAGGTTGGTCCAGGAGCAGAAATACCCAGAGAAGAGGCAGGTCTAGATCAGCAAGGCGAGGCAGGTCACACTCTAGATCCTCAGCCACTAGGGGGAGATCTCGTTCTAGAACACCAGCCAGGCGGGGCAGGTCTCGCTCTAGAACACCAGCCAGGCGGAGATCACGATCCAGAACACCCACCAGGCGTAGGTCTCGGTCTAGAACACCAGCCCGGAGGGGCAGGTCTCGGTCTAGAACACCTGCTAGGCGCAGATCTAGGACCCGATCACCACTAAGACGGAGGTCCCGTAGTAGGTCACCAGCCAGGAGAAGTGGGAGGTCACGCTCTAGAACCCCGGCAAGGCGTGGGCGCTCACGCTCTAGAACCCCGGCGAGGCGTGGGCGGTCTCGCTCTAGAACCCCAGCTAGACGAAGCGGGCGGTCACGCTCTAGAACACCTGCCAGGAGAGGGAGATCTCGGTCTAGGACACCAGCAAGACGAGGAAGATCCCGTAGTAGAAGTCTAGTTAGACGGGGGCGATCTCACTCTAGAACACCACAAAGAAGAGGCAGGTCCGGTTCATCATCAGAGCAGAAGAACAAATCCAGAACATCACAGAGAAGGAGCAGGTCCAACTCAAGCCCAGAAATGAAAAAATCTCATGTTTCTTCAAGGCGGAGCAGGTCTCTCTCTTCACCGCGGTCCAAAACAAAATCTCACTTGTCTTTGAGGCGAAGCCTTTCAGGGTCGTCTCCATGCCCGAAACAGAAGTCTCAGACGCCACCGAGGCGCAGTCGCTCTGGATCATCCCAGGCTAAAGCTAAATCTAGAACACCACAAAGGCGAAGTCGCTCTGGTTCTTCTCTGCCATCTAATCAGAAATCTAAAGCACCATCACAACAAAGTCGTTCCAGTTCATCTCCTCAACCTAAAGTGAACTCTGGAACACCACCAAGGCAGGGGTCTGTAACAAGTCCCCAGGCAAATGAAAAATCTGCAACACCACAAAGACGGAGCCGTTCTGAATCATCACCTGACTTTGAGGTGAAATCTAGAACCCCTTCCAGACATAGCTGCTCAGGATCCTCTCCTTCTAGAGTGAAATCTAGTATACCTCCAAGACGGAGCCGATCCGGGTCATCATCTCCACAACCCAAAGTGAAGGCGATAACATCACCAACCCAAAGTCATTCTGGTTCCTCTTCTCCATGTCCTAATAGAGTGACATCTAAAACACCTCCAAGGCAAAGCAGATCAGAGTCTCCCTGCTCCAAGGTGGAATCTAGATTGTTGCAAAGACACAGCCGTTCTAGGTCCTCCTCACCAGATACCAAAGTGAAACTGGGAACACCGCCAGGACAAAGTCACTCAGGGTCTACTTCGCCATGCCCCAAAGTCAAGCCCCAAAGTCCACCAGGGCACAGTCTTTCTGGATCAAAGTCACCATATTCCCAAGAGAAGTGTAAAGACTCACCAGTGCAAAGTTGCTCTGGGTCCTCCTCCCTCTGTCCAGGAATAAAGTCTAGTACACCACCAGGAGAGGGCTATTTCGGCTCATCTCTGCAACAGAAAGGACAGTCTCAAACTTCACCAGACCCCAGATCTGATACTTCAAGTCCAGAAATGAGACAGAAGCACTCTGAATCTCCATCTCTCCAGAGCAAATCTCAAACACCTCCTAAAGGTGGCCAGTCCAGGTCTTCATCTCCAGTCACTGAGCTGGCACCCAGATCTCCAACAGGACAAGATAGAAGCGAATTGTCATCAAGGCTGAAATCCAGAATGTCTCCTGAGCAGAGCAGGTCCCAGTCTGACTCTTCCCCATATCCTGCCACGGACTGTAAATCTCTTCTGGGGCAGAGTAGATTGGAGCTTTCTCCTGAATCAAAAGAGAGAACAGGCTTGCTCCTTCAGGAGGATGTTACTGCATCATCTCCTAGATCAAGAGACACATTGAGTCCTCTTCCAGTGCAGGATAGGCCTGAGTCTTCACCAGTCCTCAAAGACACACCTAGAACCCCATCAAGGGAAAGAGCTGGTGTTGGGTCATCTTCAGATATAAAAGACCAAAGTAGTGCATTAGCTAAGCCAAGCCAAGACGAGGAATTAATGGAGGTGGTAGATAAATCTGGAGAATTCTCAAACCAGGTTTTGCCCCATTTGCCTCCAAAACTTAAAGAAATAGCTGGAAATAATTTTGGATCATCTCCTGAAGTAGAAGAAAGGCCTGCTGTGTCTTTGACTCTTAACCAAAGCCAGTCACAGGTTTCTTTAGAAGCAGAAGTCCCTGTAGTGGCCTCAACTTGGAGTGGGCCCCATTTTTCTCCAGAACATACAGAACTATCTAACTCGGCTCCCAGGGAGAATAGCTTTGAATCACCTTTAGAATTTAGAAATTCAGGTCTTATTGCAGAAATGAATACTGGATTTTCTCCTGAGGTTAAAGAAGATTTGAATGGACTTTTTTCTAATCAGTTGGAGATGGATCCAACTCTAGACAGGAAAGAACAATCAACAAGGTCCTCCAGACGAAGCAGTTCTGAGTTATCCCCAGATGCAGTGGAAAAAGCAGGATTGTCTTCAAATCAGAGTGTCTCTTCACCGGTACTTGATGCTATACCCAGAACACCCTCGAGGGAAAGGAGTAGTTCTACATCTCCTGAACTGAAAGACGGTTTACCCAGAACCCCCTCAAGGAGAAGCAGGTCTGGGTCTTCCCCAGGACTTAGAGATGGATCTGGGACTCCCTCAAGGCACAGCTTATTTGGGTCCTCTCCTGGAATGAAAGATATACCTAGAACACCATCCAGGGGGAGAAGTGAATGTGATTCTTCTCCAGAACCAAAAGCTTTGCCTCAGACTCCTAGGCCAAGGAGTCGTTCTCCATCATCACTGGAGCTCAACAACAAGTGTCTTACCCCCCAGAGAGAAAGAAGTGGGTCAGAATCATCAGTTGAACAGAAAGCTGTGGCTAGGACTCCTCTTGGGCAGAGAAGTCGATCTGGATCTTCTCAAGAACTTGATGGGAAACCCAGTGCATCCCCTCAGGAAAGAAGTGAATCTGACTCATCTCCAGATTCTAAAGCTAAGACACGGATGCCACTTAGACAGAGGAGTTGCTCTGGATCGTCTCCAGAGGTCGACAGCAAATCCCGAGCTTCTCCTCAGCATAGTAGATCAGGCTCATCCCCTGAAGTGAAAGACAAGCCAAGAGCTGTATCCAGGGCACAGAGTGGTTCTGATTCCTCTCCTGAACCCAAGGCTCCTGTCCCTCGGGCCATTCCCAGACGAAGCAGATCAGGTTCATCAAGCAAGGGTAGAGGCCCTTCTCCTGAAGGaagcagcagttctgagtcctctccaGAACACCCACCCAAATCTAGAACTGCTAGGAGAAGCTCTAGGTCATCACCAGAGCCCAAGACCAAGTCTCGCACGTCACCTCGCCGTCGCAGCTCTCGATCATCTCCTGAGttgactaggaaggccagactcTCCCGTAGAAGCCGCTCTGCGTCATCCTCACCAGAGACCCCCTCTAGAACTCCCCCAAGACGCCGAAGAAGTCCCTCGGTGTCTTCCCCAGAGCCAGCTGAAAAGTCAAGATCCTCACGCCGGCGTCGTTCAGCTTCATCTCCACGCACAAAAACAACTTCAAGGAGAGGTCGTTCTCCTTCACCAAAGCCTCGTGGGCTCCAGAGGTCTCGTTCCCGCTCAAGGAGGGAGAAGACAAGAACAACCCGACGTCGGGATAGGTCTGGATCTTCTCAGTCAACGTCTCGGAGAAGACAGCGGAGCCGGTCAAGGTCTCGGGTTACTCGTCGGCGGAGGGGAGGCTCTGGTTACCACTCAAGGTCTCCTGCTCGGCAAGAGAGTTCCCGAACCTCATCTCGACGCCGAAGAGGCCGCTCACGGACACCTCCAACCAGTCGGAAGCGTTCCCGCTCACGCACATCACCAGCCCCGTGGAAACGCTCCAGGTCTCGAGCCTCTCCGGCCACTCACCGGCGATCCAGGTCCAGAACACCTCTGGTTAGCCGACGTAGGTCCAGGTCTAGAACTTCCCCAGTCAGTCGGAGACGATCAAGGTCCAGGACATCAGTGACTCGACGAAGATCTCGATCAAGAGCATCCCCAGTGAGTCGAAGGCGATCCAGGTCCAGAACACCACCAGTAACCCGTCGTCGGTCAAGATCCAGAACGCCGACTCGCCGGCGTTCTCGCTCTAGAACACCCCCAGTGACTCGCAGAAGGTCCAGATCTAGGACTCCACCAGTAACCAGGAGGCGATCTCGAAGCAGAACCTCACCTATCACTCGCAGAAGATCAAGATCCAGAACGTCCCCAGTTACCCGTAGGCGGTCTCGATCTCGCACGTCTCCAGTAACACGAAGGAGGTCGCGCTCTCGTACCTCTCCAGTGACACGCCGCCGATCTAGGTCCCGGTCACCTCCAGCTATTCGGCGCCGCTCTAGGTCTCGAAGTCCACTGTTGCCACGCAAACGTTCTCGAAGTCGCTCACCACTTGCTATCCGCCGCCGTTCTAGGTCCCGTACTCCACGAACAACTCGGGGCAAACGGTCCTTGACAAGATCTCCTCCAGCTATCCGCAGGCGTTCTGCATCAGGAAGTAGTTCTGACCGTTCACGTTCAGCTACTCCTCCAGCAACAAGGAATCATTCTGGTTCTCGGACACCTCCAGTCGCACTCAATAGCTCCAGAATGAGCTGCTTCAGTCGTCCTAGCATGTCACCAACTCCCCTCGACCGCTGTAGATCACCTGGAATGCTTGAACCCCTCGGCAGCTCTAGAACACCGATGTCTGTCCTGCAGCAAGCTGGTGGCTCCATGATGGATGGTCCAGGTCCCCGAATTCCTGATCACCCGAGAACATCTGTGCCAGAAAATCATGCTCAGTCTAGAATTGCACTTGCCCTGACGGCCATCAGTCTTGGCACCGCTCGGCCGCCTCCATCTATGTCTGCTGCTGGCCTTGCTGCAAGAATGTCCCaggttccagctccagtgcctctCATGAGTCTCAGAACAGCTCCAGCTGCCAGCCTTGCCAGCAGGATTCCTGCAGCCTCTGCAGCAGCCATGAACCTGGCTGGTGCCAGGACACCTGCTATCCCAACAGCAGTGAACCTGGCCGACTCAAGAACACCAGCTGCAGCAGCAGCCATGAACTTGGCCAGTCCTAGAACAGCAGTGGCACCTTCAGCTGTGAACCTTGCTGACCCTCgcacccccacagccccagctgtgAACCTAGCAGGAGCCAGAACCCCAGCTGCTTTGGCAGCTTTGAGTCTCACGGGCTCTGGCACACCCCCGACCGCTGGAAACTATCCCTCCAGTTCCCGAACACCCCAGGCTCCAGCCCCTGCAAACCTGGTGGGTCCTAGATCTGCACATGCCACAGCTGTGAATATTGCCAGCTCAAGAAACCCTCCAGCTTTGGCCCCTGCAAGCCTCACCAGTGCTAGAATGGCTCCAGCTTTGTCTGGTGCAAATCTTACCAGCCCCAGGGTGCCCCTCTCCGCCTACGAGCGTGTTAGTGGCAGAACCTCACCACCGCTTCTCGACCGAGCCAGGTCCAGAACCCCACCAGGAGGCCCAGGGTCTAGAACCCCACCATCTGCCCCGAGCCAGTCTAGAATGACTTCTGAGCGGTCTTCCTCTCCTGCCTCTAGAACGGCCCAGACTCCATCACAGCCTGTTCTCCCTTCAGCTCAAGATCGGCCTAGGTCCCCTGTGCCATCTACTTTTTCTGATCAATCCCGATCTTTGCTTGCCCAGACCACCGCTATAGCAGGGTCTCAGTCCCTTTCCTCGGGGGCAGTGGCAAAGACCACATCCTCTGCTGGTGACCACAACAGCATGCTCTCTGGCCCTGTCCCTGGGGTGTCCCAACCTGATGATGGGGAACCACCTGCCTCCACGGGGGCCCAGCAGCCTTCTGCGTTAGCCGCCCTGCAGCCAGCAAAGGAGCGGCGGAGTTCTTCTTCCTCGTCATCTTCCAGTTCCTCTTCTTCATCGTCATCATCGTCGTCGTCCTCTTCCTCGTCCTCTGGCTCCAGTTCTAGCGACTCGGAGGGCTCTAGCCTTCCCACTCAACCTGAGATAGCACTGAAGAGGTGAGACAACTTGACTTTTAGGACTTTTCTAGGGGGAAGGTTTTGGgatgggtggggagtggggagggagaagcCCTATCCAGAGGTTCTTGGCTCTTTGAAGAGGTATGGGGATCTTGCCCATTAAGCTGGGGGTAGAAGAGAatgctggggtgggggcagcgggGGGAGGAATGGGACAGATAAAAGTCTCCAAAGGTATAATTCTCTAGAGGATAATGATAAGTTTTCCGTCTCTACAGAGGACAGAACTAGAGGAAATGGACTTAATTTTACAGCAGGAGGGATGGCAGTTAGACCTCAAGAGGAACTCCCTGGGCTGGAAGGATCTTCAGAGGTCATCCcatccctctccctgcctccaggcaggacggcccctcccccagccaaccTGCACACACACGGGCCTCCCCAAGCTGCGGCTCTCCGAGGAAGGAGACCACCCAGCacctgggcccaggggccttaTTCCTCCATCAGGGACATTCTTGAGGTTTAGCCTTGATCCCTTGTGCTGCGGGCCCCAGCCTGTTGCTTGTGTTAGCAGAGGTTGGGTCAGCTCGGGGCCACTGCTCTCCAGAGAATGCGCTTACTGGCTCTCGGCTGGGAGAGCTCCCAGGGCCTTTCTCAGATACTCCTCCCCCACTGCCGTTCCTCCAGGCCAAGGAAggtagggttggggctggggcaGCTTGTCTACTTGTGACACTTCTCTTCTCCCACAGGGTCCCCAGCCCTGCTCCAGCCCCAAAGGAGGCTGTTCGAGAGGGACGTCCTCCGGAGCCTACCCCAGCCAAACGGAAGAGACGCTCTAGCAGCTCCAGTTCCAgttccagctcctcctcttcctcttcctcctcctcttcttcttcctcttcttcttcctcctcctcctcttcttcctcttcctcttcttcctcttctacttcctcctccccctcccctgctaAGCCTGGCCCTCAGGCCTTGCCCAAACCTGCAAGCCCCAAGAAGCCACCCCCTGGCGAGCAGAGGTGAGTGCTGCCTTGCTTGAGATAGAAGGGGTGGGGTGTGACCCTGGGGTGTGAGATTCCTGCTGGGGTGTCTCACATGGACTGTGGTGTCTGGTTCTATGGGAGCAGTCAGGCGCTCCTCTCCCCACCTACTCTGGTGCCCTGTTCTGGCAAAGGGCTGCACCATCCACATGGGTGCTCAAGCCAGAATTGGGATGTCCTAGATTCTTTCCTTTCCCTGCCCTAACATGCAGCCTGGTCCCTGGTCCCTGGTCCCAGGGAGTCTAGCTTTTAAGTTTCCCCGTTGCTACTGCCAGGGCTCTGGTCTGGCCACCGTCATCTTCTCCCGACTCTGTCCACAGCCTCTTCCCCGTCTCCCTGCCTCCACGCCATTCTCTTCCACACGTAGCCAGagggatctttctaaaatgtacatCTGGTTACTTCCCTCCACTCCACAAATCCTTCCGGGACGCCCTGTGGCCTGCAGGATAAAGCCCCACCTCTGCGGGAATGGCGTGTGAGGCTCTTCACCAACTGGCCTTGCCTGCCCTGTGTTCTCCTCTCCTGCCCGCCCCCACACATGCCCTGTGCTCCAGCCATACCCAGCGCCTTGCAGTCTAAGGAGAACCCCATGCCTTTggacatgctgttccttctgcctggaattccCTTGTCCGCCTGGTGAACTCCTCGTTCTGCAAGACTCCGCTCAAACAGCACCTTCAAGACGACTACCCTGCCCCTTCCCTTCCTTGCCCCATGTCCCCTTCCCCTGGGTCCCCAGACCCATGTACATCAATCCCTGCGGGGCTGCTTCCCACACATGGGGCTGAGTGAGCCTCCCTTGGCCTGCCTTCACCACCAGACAGAGCTGCTCCAAGGGCAGGGACTGTCTTTATCTTTGCGTCCCCCGCTGCACCCCGTGCCCTGCCCACTGGGGCACTCGGTGGATGATGTGCGGGCGGATGGGTGAGTGAGCGGACAAAGGTGGGTCTGAGGCTGGCCCTGTGTGGTATGAGGTTTGGTGGTCAGGACCTGGGGGGTGGTCCTGAGTGCTGGCTGGTGGGTTTGGAAGGGTGTGGCGCTATGGAGGCCTACTCTGCTCCCCAGGTCCCGCAGCCCCCGGAAGCCAATAGATTCCCTCAGGGACTCGCGGTCCCTCAGCTACTCGCCTGCGGAGCGCCGCcgcccctcaccccagccctcgCCACGGGAGCAGCAGAGGTAGGGCGGTGGGGGTTGCTTTTCACCAGCCCAGTTGGGTCAGCAACAACTTATTAGGAAAATTTTTGAGGCTCAGAGGTGCCAGAGGTGGGTGTTGTCCTGTGTGGTCTGATGTCCGTCCTGTGTTGCAGCAGCAGCGAGCGCGGATCCCGGAGAGGCCAGCATGGGGGTAGCCGCTCCCCAGGCCACAAGCGCAGGAGGGAGACGCCTAGCCCCCACCCCATGCGGCACCGCTCCTCCAGGTGAGTGTCCTGTCACGCTCCAGGGCTGGGCGTCCTTCTGAGACCTGCAGGGCTGGCCCGGCCTCTGCACTGATCGCTGTCTTCTCTGTTGCAGGTCTCCGTGAATCTTTTTTGGGGAATTCCACCATACCCCCAGTTCTGGAGCCACAGGGAGTGCCCCTTTTCTCCCTAACAGAGCCGTGGGAGGGGTCCTTATCTGCCCCACCCTTTGAACCCTGGCAGCATCTTTGGGGGAGGGCTCCCttctcccccccctttttttctttgttcctgtGAAATGTTAATCTCTGTGAGTTTTTTCTGGTTCACATGTTTTGGGGGGTTTGGGGTGGGTGGGAATGAGAATGGGTGTTTTGGGAGGGGAGGATAGTTCAGGACACCCTGGTCTTGAGTCAGAAAGGGCCTGGGGAGACACTGCCCCCCTTTGATCCCCGAGTCCCTGGGGGGATCATGGTTTGGGACTCCGGTACTTGGGTGAGCTGTTCCTGGAAGGAAGGGGCAGGAGTTGAAATTAGCTGGCCCCTGCTGCCCCCCCCAGTGAGGTTGtggccccctccccccaactttTCTTCACGTTTCTTAAAGgcattttggttttttaaaatctgtacaGCA is a genomic window containing:
- the SRRM2 gene encoding serine/arginine repetitive matrix protein 2 isoform X10; this translates as MYNGIGLPTPRGSGTNGYVQRNLSLVRGRRGERPDYKGEEELRRLEAALVKRPNPDILDHERKRRVELRCLELEEMMEEQGYEEQQIQEKVATFRLMLLEKDVNPGGKEETPGQRPAVTETHQLAELNEKKNERLRAAFGISDSYVDGSSFDPQRRAREAKQPAPEPPKPYSLVRESSSSRSPTPKQKKKKKKKDRGRRSESSSPRRERKKSSKKKKHRSESESKKRKHRSPTPKSKRKSKDKKRKRSRSTTPAPKSRRAHRSTSADSASSSDTSRSRRCTDHSEDTVPAL